The Daucus carota subsp. sativus chromosome 2, DH1 v3.0, whole genome shotgun sequence genome includes a window with the following:
- the LOC108209081 gene encoding CASP-like protein 1F1: MMNTVEEAKNTEMIAVKVEKFTRAAQISLRFLAMAATLAASCIVLTSKETVLIYGITADVKYSYSPSYKFFAAANLIACVFSAISLLLFYIMGLTSKSINYFFFFLHDLVVMTLLMAGCSAATAMGYLGKYGNKYAGWMPICGYFDKYCDRITIAVTLSYVAFFFYFILTVISVSKSKSSITQVIK, encoded by the exons ATGATGAACACTGTTGAGGAGGCAAAGAACACCGAAATGATAGCTGTGAAAGTAGAAAAATTCACAAGAGCAGCTCAAATATCGTTGAGGTTCTTGGCCATGGCCGCAACGCTAGCAGCTTCATGTATCGTTCTTACCAGCAAAGAAACTGTTCTTATTTATGGCATCACTGCTGATGTTAAATATAGCTATTCCCCTTCTTACAA GTTTTTTGCAGCTGCGAATCTCATTGCATGTGTGTTTTCGGCCATATCTCTTCTCTTGTTTTACATCATGGGACTCACCTCgaaatcaataaattatttcttcttcttcttgcacgatttg GTTGTAATGACATTGTTGATGGCTGGTTGCTCGGCAGCAACGGCGATGGGATACCTGGGGAAGTACGGTAACAAATACGCGGGATGGATGCCAATCTGTGGATACTTCGACAAGTATTGTGACAGGATCACCATTGCTGTAACACTTTCTTATGTTGCCTTCTTCTTCTATTTTATCCTCACGGTCATCTCCGTCAGCAAGTCCAAATCATCCATCACACAAGTTATCAAATGA
- the LOC108206615 gene encoding uncharacterized protein LOC108206615, with translation MTELQPPDGQINGETGALVVASTENVGTKRQRRPSVRLGDIGGDQSHDSHLNIRRSSKWKHQQPPYTTHKSNQSSKTRPILNLSGSEFLEGDDKEGNLDSVAIGSWKVRDSKSKRRNTKRIRSNWASKVDGGDDESGGEDGDGEGGFRDFGDSDSPVKGNSGMNSLDNLGNWGNCNGERNGVRVWLNQLGLGRYAPVFEIHEVDDEVLPMLTLEDLKDMGINAVGSRRKMFSSIQKLGKSFS, from the coding sequence ATGACCGAATTACAGCCACCGGACGGCCAAATCAACGGCGAGACGGGAGCTCTCGTCGTAGCTTCCACCGAAAACGTCGGAACGAAGCGTCAACGGCGACCTAGTGTTCGATTAGGCGACATCGGCGGCGATCAATCTCACGATTCTCATCTCAATATTCGAAGATCTAGCAAGTGGAAGCATCAGCAGCCACCGTACACCACTCACAAGTCCAATCAATCTTCAAAGACTCGGCCTATACTCAATTTGAGTGGCTCCGAGTTTCTCGAGGGCGATGATAAAGAGGGGAACTTGGATTCTGTTGCAATTGGGAGCTGGAAAGTGAGGGATTCGAAGTCCAAGAGGCGAAACACGAAGCGGATTAGGTCGAATTGGGCGTCCAAGGTGGATGGTGGAGACGATGAGAGTGGCGGTGAGGATGGGGATGGGGAGGGTGGATTTAGGGATTTCGGTGATTCGGATAGTCCGGTGAAGGGGAATAGTGGGATGAATTCGTTGGATAATTTGGGGAATTGGGGGAACTGTAATGGGGAGAGGAATGGTGTTAGGGTTTGGTTGAATCAGTTGGGATTAGGACGGTACGCTCCGGTTTTCGAAATTCATGAGGTGGATGATGAGGTTTTGCCAATGCTGACTTTGGAGGATTTGAAGGATATGGGGATTAATGCGGTAGGTTCGAGGCGGAAGATGTTTTCGTCTATTCAGAAGCTTGGGAAGAGcttttcttga
- the LOC108206808 gene encoding transcription factor bHLH137 isoform X2 → MAAFSYDKHHPFLVDSSSSLFLFPNTTPPANPSLATITHNHNSTHMSCFLEQSIYNNYSPCPSPHHHHPFSDQPDPTVDLSCSVNISSTTKVSNCSNNSSSSALTAQHQPVINPMDKRTNTFQESHLKKGKKQRKENTSSIDEACMNTISEEKSTNKKKSRRSGEGDKKRNGEEIERNEPPSGYIHVRARRGQATDSHSLAERVRREKISERMKLLQALVPGCDKVTGKALMLDEIINYVQSLQNQVEFLSMKIASVNPMLYDFGVDLDAYMVKPEVQNQSSNLEATQQTDVHPQAHAQATNMFNTSGGYSVMDTSTLHQLHQVQMSNIMSQPQLLWDVDGNRHRNINHPGFTNNLSSYHLN, encoded by the exons ATGGCAGCTTTTTCATATGATAAACACCATCCATTTCTTGTTGACTCTTCTTCATCTCTTTTCTTGTTTCCAAACACAACCCCTCCTGCCAATCCTTCTCTAGCTACTATTACTCATAATCACAACAGTACTCATATGTCTTGCTTTTTAGAGCAATCCATCTACAATAATTACAGCCCCTGCCCTTCTCCTCATCACCACCATCCATTTTCTGATCAGCCTGATCCCACGGTGGACCTTTCTTGCTCTGTTAATATAAGTAGTACCACAAAAGTTAGCAACTGCAGTAACAATTCTAGTTCTTCTGCACTAACTGCTCAGCATCAACCTGTTATTAATCCCATGGATAAGAGGACCAACACCTTTCAAGAATCTCACTTAaag AAAGGCAAGAAGCAGAGGAAAGAAAATACTAGTAGCATCGATGAAGCCTGCATGAATACGATATCCGAAGAGAAATCGACGAATAAGAAGAAGAGTAGAAGATCAGGGGAGGGTGATAAGAAGAGGAATGGGGAAGAAATAGAAAGAAATGAACCTCCAAGTGGATACATTCATGTGAGAGCAAGGAGGGGCCAAGCCACAGATAGTCACAGTCTAGCTGAAAGG GTCAGGAGAGAGAAGATTAGTGAGAGGATGAAGCTGTTGCAGGCTCTTGTACCTGGCTGTGACAAG GTAACTGGCAAAGCTCTTATGTTGGATGAGATTATTAACTATGTGCAGTCCTTACAGAACCAAGTCGAG TTTCTTTCCATGAAGATCGCTTCTGTAAATCCCATGCTCTATGACTTTGGAGTGGACTTGGATGCATATATGGTCAAACCGGAGGTACAAAACCAG agTAGCAACTTGGAAGCAACACAGCAGACAGATGTTCATCCACAAGCCCATGCTCAGGCCACTAACATGTTCAACACATCTGGTGGCTATTCAGTTATGGACACTTCGACTTTACATCAACTTCATCAGGTTCAGATGTCAAATATCATGTCTCAACCTCAG CTGTTATGGGACGTCGACGGAAACAGACACAGAAATATTAATCATCCCGGTTTCACCAACAACTTGTCttcttatcatttgaactag
- the LOC108206808 gene encoding transcription factor bHLH137 isoform X1 has protein sequence MAAFSYDKHHPFLVDSSSSLFLFPNTTPPANPSLATITHNHNSTHMSCFLEQSIYNNYSPCPSPHHHHPFSDQPDPTVDLSCSVNISSTTKVSNCSNNSSSSALTAQHQPVINPMDKRTNTFQESHLKQKGKKQRKENTSSIDEACMNTISEEKSTNKKKSRRSGEGDKKRNGEEIERNEPPSGYIHVRARRGQATDSHSLAERVRREKISERMKLLQALVPGCDKVTGKALMLDEIINYVQSLQNQVEFLSMKIASVNPMLYDFGVDLDAYMVKPEVQNQSSNLEATQQTDVHPQAHAQATNMFNTSGGYSVMDTSTLHQLHQVQMSNIMSQPQLLWDVDGNRHRNINHPGFTNNLSSYHLN, from the exons ATGGCAGCTTTTTCATATGATAAACACCATCCATTTCTTGTTGACTCTTCTTCATCTCTTTTCTTGTTTCCAAACACAACCCCTCCTGCCAATCCTTCTCTAGCTACTATTACTCATAATCACAACAGTACTCATATGTCTTGCTTTTTAGAGCAATCCATCTACAATAATTACAGCCCCTGCCCTTCTCCTCATCACCACCATCCATTTTCTGATCAGCCTGATCCCACGGTGGACCTTTCTTGCTCTGTTAATATAAGTAGTACCACAAAAGTTAGCAACTGCAGTAACAATTCTAGTTCTTCTGCACTAACTGCTCAGCATCAACCTGTTATTAATCCCATGGATAAGAGGACCAACACCTTTCAAGAATCTCACTTAaag CAGAAAGGCAAGAAGCAGAGGAAAGAAAATACTAGTAGCATCGATGAAGCCTGCATGAATACGATATCCGAAGAGAAATCGACGAATAAGAAGAAGAGTAGAAGATCAGGGGAGGGTGATAAGAAGAGGAATGGGGAAGAAATAGAAAGAAATGAACCTCCAAGTGGATACATTCATGTGAGAGCAAGGAGGGGCCAAGCCACAGATAGTCACAGTCTAGCTGAAAGG GTCAGGAGAGAGAAGATTAGTGAGAGGATGAAGCTGTTGCAGGCTCTTGTACCTGGCTGTGACAAG GTAACTGGCAAAGCTCTTATGTTGGATGAGATTATTAACTATGTGCAGTCCTTACAGAACCAAGTCGAG TTTCTTTCCATGAAGATCGCTTCTGTAAATCCCATGCTCTATGACTTTGGAGTGGACTTGGATGCATATATGGTCAAACCGGAGGTACAAAACCAG agTAGCAACTTGGAAGCAACACAGCAGACAGATGTTCATCCACAAGCCCATGCTCAGGCCACTAACATGTTCAACACATCTGGTGGCTATTCAGTTATGGACACTTCGACTTTACATCAACTTCATCAGGTTCAGATGTCAAATATCATGTCTCAACCTCAG CTGTTATGGGACGTCGACGGAAACAGACACAGAAATATTAATCATCCCGGTTTCACCAACAACTTGTCttcttatcatttgaactag
- the LOC108206808 gene encoding transcription factor bHLH137 isoform X4, with protein sequence MAAFSYDKHHPFLVDSSSSLFLFPNTTPPANPSLATITHNHNSTHMSCFLEQSIYNNYSPCPSPHHHHPFSDQPDPTVDLSCSVNISSTTKVSNCSNNSSSSALTAQHQPVINPMDKRTNTFQESHLKKGKKQRKENTSSIDEACMNTISEEKSTNKKKSRRSGEGDKKRNGEEIERNEPPSGYIHVRARRGQATDSHSLAERVRREKISERMKLLQALVPGCDKVTGKALMLDEIINYVQSLQNQVEFLSMKIASVNPMLYDFGVDLDAYMVKPESSNLEATQQTDVHPQAHAQATNMFNTSGGYSVMDTSTLHQLHQVQMSNIMSQPQLLWDVDGNRHRNINHPGFTNNLSSYHLN encoded by the exons ATGGCAGCTTTTTCATATGATAAACACCATCCATTTCTTGTTGACTCTTCTTCATCTCTTTTCTTGTTTCCAAACACAACCCCTCCTGCCAATCCTTCTCTAGCTACTATTACTCATAATCACAACAGTACTCATATGTCTTGCTTTTTAGAGCAATCCATCTACAATAATTACAGCCCCTGCCCTTCTCCTCATCACCACCATCCATTTTCTGATCAGCCTGATCCCACGGTGGACCTTTCTTGCTCTGTTAATATAAGTAGTACCACAAAAGTTAGCAACTGCAGTAACAATTCTAGTTCTTCTGCACTAACTGCTCAGCATCAACCTGTTATTAATCCCATGGATAAGAGGACCAACACCTTTCAAGAATCTCACTTAaag AAAGGCAAGAAGCAGAGGAAAGAAAATACTAGTAGCATCGATGAAGCCTGCATGAATACGATATCCGAAGAGAAATCGACGAATAAGAAGAAGAGTAGAAGATCAGGGGAGGGTGATAAGAAGAGGAATGGGGAAGAAATAGAAAGAAATGAACCTCCAAGTGGATACATTCATGTGAGAGCAAGGAGGGGCCAAGCCACAGATAGTCACAGTCTAGCTGAAAGG GTCAGGAGAGAGAAGATTAGTGAGAGGATGAAGCTGTTGCAGGCTCTTGTACCTGGCTGTGACAAG GTAACTGGCAAAGCTCTTATGTTGGATGAGATTATTAACTATGTGCAGTCCTTACAGAACCAAGTCGAG TTTCTTTCCATGAAGATCGCTTCTGTAAATCCCATGCTCTATGACTTTGGAGTGGACTTGGATGCATATATGGTCAAACCGGAG agTAGCAACTTGGAAGCAACACAGCAGACAGATGTTCATCCACAAGCCCATGCTCAGGCCACTAACATGTTCAACACATCTGGTGGCTATTCAGTTATGGACACTTCGACTTTACATCAACTTCATCAGGTTCAGATGTCAAATATCATGTCTCAACCTCAG CTGTTATGGGACGTCGACGGAAACAGACACAGAAATATTAATCATCCCGGTTTCACCAACAACTTGTCttcttatcatttgaactag
- the LOC108206808 gene encoding transcription factor bHLH137 isoform X3: protein MAAFSYDKHHPFLVDSSSSLFLFPNTTPPANPSLATITHNHNSTHMSCFLEQSIYNNYSPCPSPHHHHPFSDQPDPTVDLSCSVNISSTTKVSNCSNNSSSSALTAQHQPVINPMDKRTNTFQESHLKQKGKKQRKENTSSIDEACMNTISEEKSTNKKKSRRSGEGDKKRNGEEIERNEPPSGYIHVRARRGQATDSHSLAERVRREKISERMKLLQALVPGCDKVTGKALMLDEIINYVQSLQNQVEFLSMKIASVNPMLYDFGVDLDAYMVKPESSNLEATQQTDVHPQAHAQATNMFNTSGGYSVMDTSTLHQLHQVQMSNIMSQPQLLWDVDGNRHRNINHPGFTNNLSSYHLN from the exons ATGGCAGCTTTTTCATATGATAAACACCATCCATTTCTTGTTGACTCTTCTTCATCTCTTTTCTTGTTTCCAAACACAACCCCTCCTGCCAATCCTTCTCTAGCTACTATTACTCATAATCACAACAGTACTCATATGTCTTGCTTTTTAGAGCAATCCATCTACAATAATTACAGCCCCTGCCCTTCTCCTCATCACCACCATCCATTTTCTGATCAGCCTGATCCCACGGTGGACCTTTCTTGCTCTGTTAATATAAGTAGTACCACAAAAGTTAGCAACTGCAGTAACAATTCTAGTTCTTCTGCACTAACTGCTCAGCATCAACCTGTTATTAATCCCATGGATAAGAGGACCAACACCTTTCAAGAATCTCACTTAaag CAGAAAGGCAAGAAGCAGAGGAAAGAAAATACTAGTAGCATCGATGAAGCCTGCATGAATACGATATCCGAAGAGAAATCGACGAATAAGAAGAAGAGTAGAAGATCAGGGGAGGGTGATAAGAAGAGGAATGGGGAAGAAATAGAAAGAAATGAACCTCCAAGTGGATACATTCATGTGAGAGCAAGGAGGGGCCAAGCCACAGATAGTCACAGTCTAGCTGAAAGG GTCAGGAGAGAGAAGATTAGTGAGAGGATGAAGCTGTTGCAGGCTCTTGTACCTGGCTGTGACAAG GTAACTGGCAAAGCTCTTATGTTGGATGAGATTATTAACTATGTGCAGTCCTTACAGAACCAAGTCGAG TTTCTTTCCATGAAGATCGCTTCTGTAAATCCCATGCTCTATGACTTTGGAGTGGACTTGGATGCATATATGGTCAAACCGGAG agTAGCAACTTGGAAGCAACACAGCAGACAGATGTTCATCCACAAGCCCATGCTCAGGCCACTAACATGTTCAACACATCTGGTGGCTATTCAGTTATGGACACTTCGACTTTACATCAACTTCATCAGGTTCAGATGTCAAATATCATGTCTCAACCTCAG CTGTTATGGGACGTCGACGGAAACAGACACAGAAATATTAATCATCCCGGTTTCACCAACAACTTGTCttcttatcatttgaactag